One genomic segment of Helianthus annuus cultivar XRQ/B chromosome 14, HanXRQr2.0-SUNRISE, whole genome shotgun sequence includes these proteins:
- the LOC118486682 gene encoding glycosyltransferase BC10-like — protein MDILLSLRNTSNRVDTGALPPFQFSYLRNRKSLSEFWRDCPILADNSKEHNCMPYEHYTATLLAVCSCYQYICILSSRNTSN, from the exons ATGGATATTTTGCTTTCACTGAGGAACACCAGTAACCGTGTGGATACAGGTGCATTGCCTCCGTTTCAGTTCAGCTATTTGAGAAAT AGGAAATCATTATCTGAGTTTTGGCGGGATTGTCCTATT CTGGCTGATAATTCAAAGGAGCATAATTGCATGCCTTATGAACATTATACCGCAACATTACTTGCAGTATGTTCATGTTATCAGTATATTTGTATTCTATCTTCAAGAAATACAAGCAACTAA
- the LOC110903859 gene encoding guanosine nucleotide diphosphate dissociation inhibitor At5g09550 — MDEEYDVIVLGTGLKECILSGLLSVDGLKVLHMDRNDYYGGESTSLNLNQLWKRFKGGDAPPAELGASKDYNVDMVPKYMMANGTLVRVLIHTSVTKYLNFKAVDGSYVFNKGKVHKVPATDVEALKSPLMGLFEKRRARKFFIYVQDYDDNDPKSHEGMDVTKVPAKDLISKKYGLDDHTVDFIGHALALYRDDSYLDQPAIDLIKRVKLYAESLARFAGGSPYIYPLYGLGELPQAFARLSAVYGGTYMLNKPECKVEFEGGKVVGVTSEGETAKCKKVVCDPSYLPDKVKKVGKVARAICIMSHPIPSTNDAHSAQVILPQKQLGRKSDMYLFCCSYSHNVAPKGKFIAFVTTEAETDNPETELKPGIDLLGPVDQIFFDTYDRFEPVNQGEEDNCFISTSYDATTHFESTVQDVIAMYSRITGKTLDLSVDLSAASAGGDE; from the exons ATGGATGAAGAGTATGACGTCATCGTTCTCGGTACCGGTCTCAAGGAATGTATCCTCAGTGGTCTCCTCTCCGTCGACGGCCTCAAA GTGTTACACATGGATAGGAATGATTACTACGGAGGAGAGTCAACTTCACTAAACCTCAACCAG CTCTGGAAGCGATTCAAGGGTGGTGATGCGCCTCCTGCAGAACTGGGCGCGAGCAAAGACTACAATGTCGATATGGTCCCTAAG TACATGATGGCTAATGGCACCTTAGTTCGTGTTCTAATTCACACTAGTGTGACAAAATACCTCAACTTCAAGGCGGTTGATGGAAGCTATGTGTTCAACAAAGGAAAG GTTCACAAAGTACCTGCAACCGACGTAGAAGCACTTAAATCTCCTCTCATGGGATTATTTGAGAAGCGTCGTGCTCGCAAGTTCTTCATTTACGTTCAGGATTACGATGATAATGATCCAAAATCACATGAAGGGATGGATGTCACAAAAGTACCAGCAAAAGATCTTATATC GAAAAAATATGGACTAGACGATCATACTGTTGATTTTATCGGGCATGCATTGGCACTCTACCGGGACGACAGTTATTTGGACCAGCCAGCCATAGATCTTATCAAGAGAGTGAAG CTTTACGCAGAGTCATTAGCGCGATTTGCAGGAGGTTCCCCTTATATTTACCCACTCTATGGATTAGGAGAATTACCTCAG GCATTTGCTCGCCTAAGTGCGGTCTATGGAGGGACCTACATGCTCAACAAACCAGAATGCAAG GTAGAGTTCGAAGGTGGAAAAGTAGTCGGTGTGACATCAGAAGGAGAAACTGCAAAGTGCAAAAAAGTAGTATGCGACCCCTCATATTTGCCTGATAAG GTAAAGAAGGTCGGTAAAGTAGCGCGTGCTATATGCATCATGAGTCATCCCATCCCGAGCACTAATGATGCTCATTCAGCGCAAGTTATCCTACCGCAGAAACAGCTAGGCCGTAAATCTGATAT GTATCTCTTCTGTTGCTCGTATTCTCACAATGTAGCCCCGAAAGGTAAATTCATAGCTTTTGTCACCACAGAAGCCGAGACAGATAACCCTGAGACAGAACTGAAGCCTGGGATCGATTTACTTGGACCTGTGGACCAGATCTTTTTCGATACTTATGACAGATTTGAACCCGTCAACCAGGGTGAAGAAGATAACTGTTTCATATCTACT AGTTATGACGCAACAACGCATTTTGAGTCCACAGTACAAGATGTGATTGCCATGTACAGCCGCATAACCGGAAAG ACTCTTGACTTAAGTGTGGATCTAAGTGCTGCGAGTGCTGGCGGCGACGAGTAG